The Methanobacterium lacus genome includes a region encoding these proteins:
- the topA gene encoding DNA topoisomerase I, which produces MHEVIICEKPKASEKIASALSKNSTKKKYKKVSYYEFEENGNKTTVLTAVGHLYSLAPKNKNKGRLFDVEWVPLYAKDKKKKYVKDYVDAIKKFSKNADRFVHACDYDIEGTLIGYNALKYACGENSLDNAVRMKFSTLTNEDITAAYEKPLNIDFNQVDSGIARHVLDFLFGVNISKSLTESVMETTKRYIQLSAGRVQTPTLAILVEREKEIQKFIPEPYWMIKADLDVPGIDELVTADHKAGKIFDKNVADEIFADCDGKNAVVDGIDVRETVKAPPFPFDLGSLQSEAYAVFGFSPKKTQQIAQNLYTEGFTSYPRTSSQKLPKSIGVDKILKKLSYSGSFRNQIAKLKKPYKPNEGKKTDAAHPAIHPTGVIPKELSTDDRKLYELITYRFISVFGENGLLESMKTSLKIGDQDFSFSRKRMAKLGWMELTPFKKAENDSFPTISKDDELLVEAVRSEEKETKPPARYNQASLIRELEKRGLGTKSTRANIISILYDRKFVEGKKIKVNELGEHLIDTLKEYSNKITSEEMTREFETRLEDIIEGSVNKDNIIEEAKIELTSILDDIDKNKAVIGEQLYKSYRESRVVGKCKCGGNLVLIDSPRSNSFVGCSGYPECKSTFSLPRGATILKTTCEECGLPMISFGKPRQRACLDPKCGKDGQEPSNEIVGVCPDCGKDLIKRSGRYGEFIGCSAFPKCRYTRSLDEPAPEVSGVPNSTNKPIKAAAKKSGKTAVKKATAKKSGKTAVKKATPKKSSRKVTKTRKVSKRSS; this is translated from the coding sequence ATGCATGAAGTTATAATATGTGAGAAACCCAAAGCTTCTGAGAAGATTGCTTCGGCTCTTTCAAAAAATTCGACCAAAAAAAAGTATAAAAAAGTTTCTTACTACGAATTTGAAGAAAATGGAAATAAAACAACTGTTTTAACTGCAGTAGGTCATTTATATTCACTTGCTCCTAAAAATAAGAATAAGGGACGATTATTTGATGTTGAATGGGTTCCCTTATACGCTAAAGACAAGAAAAAGAAATATGTTAAGGATTATGTCGATGCTATTAAGAAATTCTCAAAGAATGCAGACAGATTTGTGCATGCATGCGATTACGATATAGAAGGGACCCTGATAGGGTACAACGCATTGAAATATGCCTGTGGAGAGAACAGTCTCGATAATGCTGTTAGAATGAAATTCTCGACACTGACAAATGAAGATATAACAGCAGCATATGAAAAACCATTGAACATTGATTTTAATCAGGTGGACAGTGGAATTGCCAGACATGTTCTGGATTTTCTCTTCGGTGTTAATATCTCCAAATCACTCACAGAATCTGTTATGGAGACAACTAAACGTTACATTCAACTTTCAGCCGGCCGAGTACAAACACCAACACTCGCCATACTCGTGGAAAGGGAGAAGGAGATCCAGAAATTTATACCAGAACCTTACTGGATGATCAAAGCAGATCTCGATGTTCCTGGAATAGATGAGTTGGTTACAGCAGATCATAAGGCTGGAAAGATATTCGACAAAAATGTTGCCGACGAAATATTTGCAGACTGTGATGGGAAGAATGCAGTTGTTGATGGTATAGATGTTAGGGAAACTGTCAAGGCACCCCCTTTCCCATTCGATCTAGGATCACTCCAGTCTGAAGCCTATGCAGTGTTTGGGTTCAGTCCTAAAAAAACCCAGCAAATTGCTCAAAATCTCTATACAGAGGGTTTCACATCATATCCACGTACATCTTCCCAGAAACTTCCCAAGAGTATTGGTGTGGATAAAATTCTCAAAAAACTCAGTTACAGTGGTTCATTTAGAAATCAGATAGCCAAACTGAAAAAACCTTACAAACCAAATGAGGGTAAGAAAACCGATGCAGCACACCCTGCAATTCACCCAACTGGTGTCATTCCTAAGGAATTATCTACGGATGACAGAAAGCTCTACGAACTTATCACCTACAGATTCATTTCAGTATTTGGAGAGAATGGATTGCTAGAATCCATGAAAACAAGTCTGAAAATAGGTGATCAAGACTTCAGCTTTTCAAGAAAAAGAATGGCAAAGCTGGGTTGGATGGAGTTAACTCCCTTTAAAAAGGCAGAAAATGACAGTTTCCCCACCATAAGTAAGGATGATGAATTGCTTGTGGAAGCTGTTAGGAGTGAAGAGAAGGAAACCAAACCACCAGCAAGATACAATCAAGCTTCACTCATACGAGAATTGGAAAAAAGAGGTCTTGGAACTAAATCCACACGTGCAAACATTATATCCATTCTTTACGACCGTAAATTTGTGGAAGGTAAAAAGATTAAGGTAAACGAACTTGGAGAACATCTCATAGACACTTTGAAGGAGTACTCAAATAAAATAACCAGCGAAGAAATGACAAGGGAATTTGAAACACGGCTTGAAGATATCATTGAAGGCTCTGTAAATAAGGACAACATCATCGAAGAGGCTAAGATTGAACTCACTTCCATACTGGATGATATAGATAAGAACAAGGCTGTGATTGGTGAACAACTTTACAAATCCTACAGGGAAAGCAGGGTAGTTGGTAAATGTAAATGTGGAGGTAATTTAGTACTAATCGATTCTCCAAGGAGTAACAGTTTTGTTGGTTGCTCAGGGTATCCAGAATGTAAATCTACATTTTCATTACCTAGGGGTGCCACAATACTCAAAACAACTTGTGAAGAGTGTGGCCTTCCAATGATCTCATTTGGAAAACCAAGACAAAGGGCTTGTTTAGATCCTAAATGCGGTAAAGATGGACAGGAACCATCAAATGAAATTGTGGGAGTATGTCCAGACTGTGGAAAAGATTTAATCAAACGTTCAGGACGTTACGGAGAATTTATAGGTTGTTCAGCGTTTCCTAAATGTAGATATACTCGGTCGTTGGACGAACCTGCACCCGAGGTTTCGGGAGTTCCAAATTCAACAAATAAGCCAATAAAGGCAGCTGCGAAAAAATCTGGTAAAACCGCTGTTAAAAAAGCAACCGCGAAAAAATCTGGTAAAACCGCTGTTAAAAAGGCAACTCCGAAAAAATCTTCCAGAAAGGTCACAAAAACCCGGAAGGTTTCTAAGAGATCATCATAA
- a CDS encoding OBG GTPase family GTP-binding protein, with protein sequence MAIEDRIREIEEEIKKTPYNKATSHHVGKLKAKVSKLKEDALARSSSGTKGKGFHVKKSGDSTVVLLGFPSVGKSTILNQLTNAESKTGAYEFTTLDIVPGVMHYRGAKIQILDIPGIITGASKGKGRGREILSVARNADFILMVLDIFNPQHMKVILDELRNIGIRANELPPDVTVKQNKMGGINLINTVPLTNIDEKTIRSILNEYGIHSADVLIREDATIDRFVDSMDPSCIYVPMLVVINKIDLADEKYIEELKTKMPDAMFIAADKGINVDELKDEIFERLKLIRLYLKPQGKKADLEEPMIIRQGSTVGDVAAKLHRDFVRNFRHAKVWGSSVKFPGQKVGLEHVLKDKDILRLIIKK encoded by the coding sequence ATGGCTATTGAAGATAGAATAAGAGAAATTGAAGAGGAGATCAAGAAAACTCCATACAACAAGGCAACTTCCCACCACGTAGGAAAGTTAAAAGCCAAAGTCTCCAAGCTTAAAGAAGATGCTCTAGCAAGGAGCAGTTCTGGAACTAAGGGCAAAGGTTTTCATGTCAAAAAGAGTGGTGATTCCACGGTTGTTCTTCTTGGATTTCCATCTGTGGGTAAATCAACAATATTGAACCAACTTACCAATGCAGAATCCAAAACAGGAGCTTACGAATTCACAACTCTGGACATAGTTCCTGGTGTGATGCACTACAGGGGAGCAAAAATACAGATCCTGGATATTCCTGGAATAATCACAGGAGCATCCAAGGGTAAAGGTAGGGGTAGGGAAATATTATCAGTGGCCCGTAACGCAGATTTCATACTCATGGTTCTGGACATTTTTAACCCACAACACATGAAAGTTATCTTAGACGAACTTAGAAATATAGGTATAAGGGCAAACGAACTACCTCCTGATGTTACAGTCAAACAAAACAAAATGGGTGGAATTAACCTTATTAACACAGTTCCCCTGACTAACATAGATGAAAAAACTATAAGATCTATTCTTAACGAGTACGGAATACACAGTGCAGATGTACTTATTAGGGAAGATGCCACCATCGATAGATTTGTAGATTCCATGGATCCAAGTTGTATCTACGTGCCTATGCTTGTGGTAATAAATAAAATCGATCTTGCAGATGAAAAGTACATCGAAGAACTAAAAACTAAAATGCCAGATGCAATGTTCATAGCAGCAGATAAAGGTATCAATGTCGATGAACTTAAAGACGAAATATTTGAAAGATTAAAATTAATACGCCTATATTTAAAGCCCCAAGGTAAAAAGGCAGATCTGGAAGAGCCCATGATAATCAGACAAGGTTCAACTGTTGGTGATGTTGCAGCAAAATTACACAGAGATTTTGTCAGAAACTTCCGACATGCCAAGGTTTGGGGATCTTCTGTTAAGTTTCCAGGACAGAAGGTTGGACTGGAACATGTTTTGAAGGATAAAGATATTTTAAGACTGATCATTAAAAAGTGA
- a CDS encoding RlmE family RNA methyltransferase, whose protein sequence is MGKKWNSERKTEHYYKMAKKQNYRSRASYKLQQLNKRFKVIKAADKVVDLGAAPGGWSQIALEAVGEEGTVVGVDLEWIRPLDEENFHTVRGDFTKDETLKEVKDLINGTAQVVISDAAPKLTGIKDIDTIRSTDLADNALTVCDHVLMQGGNFVLKVFQGVEYDNIIKNIKERFKVVKTTKPPSSRKASVEMYVVAKGFRRMF, encoded by the coding sequence ATGGGAAAAAAATGGAACAGCGAAAGGAAAACAGAACATTATTACAAAATGGCTAAAAAACAGAACTACAGATCCAGGGCATCCTACAAACTTCAACAGCTCAACAAACGTTTCAAAGTAATCAAAGCAGCAGACAAGGTAGTTGATTTGGGCGCAGCACCAGGAGGCTGGTCACAGATAGCTCTTGAAGCTGTTGGAGAAGAAGGCACCGTAGTAGGGGTGGATCTGGAATGGATAAGACCGTTAGATGAAGAAAATTTCCACACAGTCAGAGGTGATTTCACCAAGGATGAAACCTTAAAAGAAGTGAAAGATTTGATCAATGGAACTGCTCAAGTAGTAATATCAGATGCAGCCCCAAAATTAACTGGGATAAAAGATATTGACACCATAAGATCTACTGATCTAGCTGACAATGCATTGACAGTCTGTGATCATGTGCTTATGCAGGGTGGAAATTTTGTTTTGAAGGTATTTCAAGGTGTAGAATACGACAATATAATAAAGAACATTAAAGAACGATTCAAAGTAGTAAAAACAACAAAACCTCCTTCATCAAGGAAGGCTAGTGTTGAAATGTACGTTGTTGCAAAAGGTTTCAGAAGGATGTTCTAA
- a CDS encoding translation initiation factor IF-2 subunit beta, with product MADYNELLDRALDQLPQGVEETKRFNVPNAYSMIQGNRTMIQNFTEVTEALNRDPQHVLKFLLRELGTAGNLEGTRAILQGKFTHYLINEKLDDYVKRFIMCHECNRPDTKIIREDRIFILKCEACGAKAPLKTL from the coding sequence ATGGCCGATTATAATGAATTATTAGACAGAGCTTTAGATCAGCTTCCACAGGGAGTTGAAGAAACTAAGAGGTTCAATGTTCCAAATGCTTACTCAATGATCCAGGGAAACAGAACCATGATTCAGAACTTCACAGAAGTTACAGAAGCACTGAACAGGGATCCTCAACATGTTCTCAAATTTTTATTGAGAGAACTAGGTACTGCAGGTAACCTTGAAGGAACCCGTGCAATTCTCCAGGGAAAATTCACCCATTACCTCATAAATGAGAAGTTAGATGACTATGTGAAACGATTCATAATGTGTCATGAATGTAACAGACCAGATACAAAAATTATCAGGGAAGACAGGATATTCATTCTTAAATGTGAAGCCTGCGGTGCAAAGGCACCTTTAAAAACACTTTAA
- a CDS encoding LAGLIDADG family homing endonuclease produces the protein MEATSSTEKSKPSVAKFEEFFSTKYKDTIFEALEKYPDERSVVVSYSELEMFDPDLADLLIEKPEEVIKASQKAIKNIDPLGKNAELNIRFEAIRNNIQLRFLRSKYIGKFVAVDGIIRKTDEIRPRIINALFECRSCMRLQEVPQTSNLISEPALCQDCGGRSFRLLQEESEFMDTQTTKLQEPLENLSGGEEPKQISVVMEDDLVDSLTPGDIVKITGIMKTVRDEKTKRFKNYIYCNYIEPLEKEFEELKISEEDEEEIKRLAADPDVYNKIISSTAPSIQGYREVKEAIALQLFGGSPKELEDKTRIRGDIHILIVGDPGIGKSQMLKYVSKLAPRGIYTSGKGTSGVGLTAAAVRDEFGGWSLEAGALVLGDRGNVCVDELDKMRSEDRSAIHEALEQQSYHKDFEILLGNGKKVKIGEFVDEHIQNNQNEVILGKDTEILEVDDLEVMAYDLEKLGLINVKADRISRHKAPSNLVEIVFSNGRTVTVTPEHPVLKWDKNVEAVNAEELKENDIVLGVNEYITSVNDDISSNTASFLGFLLSEGHSYKNEDNGVYEIGFSNTDENLIEEFKNIAENGDIGYIVSKREKEGCKDLFTVRINSKSFYNEMENEFPEVFLREEGLRPARMKRIPNKVLMSSNINKKAFLNSYFKGDGFVDKLRIGYSTSSIKMAEDLQDMLLMLGIYSYIFKEEREEGIYYKVTLSGKANMERFADIVPDDHRMDRIKDIINTSGNKKNDRDIIPHDIIVDLYDILKGLRICDGKLRNNIKRKQNAHRLTLNRYVNEAETLLNEIKVGLENNEINSAEKIYRVSELSKDLDIPHTSLRNLLTNGHEETTKILFNKANTRLDKLNKKLSHVKKYVQGNVRFLTVKNVEKIENNDSKWVYDITVEPQHLFASHGLVLHNTISIAKAGIMATLNSRCSVLAAANPKFGRFDQYKSIGEQIDLPSPILSRFDLIFVVEDKPDVERDTKLAAHILRIHKDTSIPFEIEPELLRKYIAYARREVSPKLTADAITVLQEFYVGMRGGAAEDDSPVPITARQLEALIRLSEASSRIRLGTEVTKADAQRAITIQQKCMKQVGYDPETGKLDIDKVEGRPAKSDRDKIRLVTEIIGELSEEYGGRTPKNILITEMSDRYNMSEEKAEEIVKILKRKGIIFEPQQGYYKIA, from the coding sequence ATGGAAGCAACTTCATCCACAGAAAAGTCCAAACCATCAGTAGCAAAATTTGAAGAGTTTTTCAGTACCAAATACAAAGATACTATCTTTGAAGCCCTAGAAAAGTATCCAGACGAAAGATCCGTGGTTGTCAGTTATTCAGAGCTGGAAATGTTCGACCCAGATCTCGCAGATCTTCTCATAGAAAAACCAGAGGAAGTAATAAAAGCCTCTCAAAAGGCAATAAAAAATATTGACCCCCTCGGTAAAAATGCAGAACTTAACATTAGATTTGAGGCTATTCGTAACAACATTCAGCTTAGATTCTTGAGAAGTAAATACATCGGGAAGTTTGTGGCTGTTGACGGAATTATTCGTAAAACAGATGAGATCCGTCCAAGGATAATAAACGCCCTTTTTGAATGTAGAAGTTGTATGAGACTTCAGGAAGTTCCCCAGACAAGTAATCTAATAAGTGAACCTGCACTCTGTCAGGACTGTGGCGGTAGATCCTTCAGATTGTTACAGGAAGAATCAGAGTTCATGGATACACAAACCACCAAATTACAGGAACCCCTTGAAAATTTATCTGGTGGTGAAGAACCAAAACAGATATCAGTTGTTATGGAAGACGATTTGGTTGACTCACTCACTCCTGGAGACATCGTAAAGATTACCGGTATAATGAAGACTGTGAGGGATGAAAAAACCAAGCGGTTCAAGAATTATATTTACTGCAACTACATAGAACCTCTTGAAAAGGAATTTGAAGAGCTTAAAATTAGTGAAGAGGATGAAGAGGAAATAAAGAGGCTTGCAGCTGATCCTGATGTTTACAACAAGATCATAAGTTCAACAGCACCTTCAATTCAAGGTTATAGAGAAGTCAAAGAAGCCATTGCCCTTCAATTATTCGGTGGTTCTCCTAAGGAACTGGAGGATAAAACCAGGATAAGGGGAGATATCCATATCTTGATTGTTGGAGACCCTGGTATTGGTAAATCTCAGATGCTTAAGTACGTATCCAAACTAGCACCCAGAGGTATTTACACCAGCGGTAAAGGTACGAGTGGTGTTGGATTGACTGCTGCAGCTGTTCGTGACGAATTTGGAGGGTGGTCACTCGAAGCAGGTGCTCTTGTTTTAGGAGATAGGGGTAATGTATGTGTTGATGAGCTGGATAAGATGCGTTCAGAGGACCGTTCGGCTATTCACGAGGCACTCGAGCAGCAAAGTTATCATAAGGACTTTGAAATTTTATTGGGAAATGGTAAAAAGGTTAAAATCGGTGAATTCGTAGACGAACATATCCAAAATAATCAGAATGAAGTTATCTTAGGAAAGGATACTGAAATTTTAGAGGTGGATGATCTCGAGGTTATGGCCTACGATCTAGAAAAATTAGGCCTTATAAATGTTAAAGCCGATAGAATAAGCAGACATAAAGCCCCCTCCAACCTTGTAGAAATTGTATTTAGCAATGGTAGGACTGTTACCGTTACACCAGAACATCCAGTTTTAAAATGGGATAAAAATGTTGAAGCTGTGAATGCAGAAGAACTTAAGGAAAATGACATAGTATTGGGTGTTAATGAATATATTACTTCTGTGAATGATGATATAAGCTCAAACACCGCATCATTTTTAGGATTTTTGCTTTCTGAAGGGCATTCTTACAAGAATGAAGATAATGGAGTTTATGAGATTGGATTCAGCAATACAGATGAAAATCTGATAGAAGAGTTCAAAAATATTGCAGAAAATGGCGACATAGGATATATTGTTTCTAAACGAGAAAAAGAAGGGTGTAAAGACCTTTTTACTGTCAGAATTAATTCTAAATCATTTTACAATGAAATGGAAAATGAATTTCCAGAAGTGTTTTTAAGAGAAGAAGGTTTAAGACCTGCAAGGATGAAAAGAATTCCAAATAAAGTCTTGATGAGCTCAAATATTAATAAAAAAGCATTTCTAAATTCATACTTCAAGGGAGATGGGTTTGTAGATAAATTAAGAATCGGGTACTCAACATCTTCAATAAAAATGGCTGAAGATTTACAAGATATGCTTCTAATGTTAGGAATATATTCTTATATTTTCAAAGAAGAACGGGAAGAAGGAATATATTATAAGGTTACTTTGAGTGGAAAAGCTAATATGGAAAGATTTGCGGATATTGTCCCCGATGATCACCGCATGGATAGAATTAAAGACATAATAAATACTTCTGGAAATAAGAAAAACGATAGGGACATAATTCCCCACGACATTATTGTAGATCTTTACGACATCCTTAAAGGGCTCAGAATTTGTGATGGGAAGCTTCGAAACAACATAAAAAGAAAGCAGAATGCACATAGATTAACTTTAAATAGATATGTTAACGAAGCTGAAACTCTTCTAAACGAAATAAAGGTTGGTTTAGAAAATAATGAAATTAACAGTGCCGAGAAAATTTACAGGGTGAGTGAACTTTCAAAAGACTTGGATATTCCACATACAAGCTTGAGAAATTTATTAACTAATGGTCATGAAGAAACAACTAAAATATTGTTTAACAAAGCAAATACACGACTCGATAAACTAAATAAAAAATTAAGTCATGTAAAAAAATACGTTCAAGGAAATGTGAGATTTCTCACGGTTAAAAATGTGGAAAAAATTGAAAACAATGATTCCAAGTGGGTATACGACATCACAGTTGAACCTCAACATTTATTCGCATCACATGGACTCGTACTTCATAATACCATTTCAATAGCCAAGGCAGGTATTATGGCAACATTAAACTCCCGTTGTTCTGTTCTTGCAGCAGCTAACCCTAAATTTGGAAGATTTGATCAGTACAAATCCATAGGTGAACAGATCGATCTACCATCCCCGATTCTGTCACGTTTCGATCTGATATTTGTAGTCGAAGATAAACCTGATGTGGAAAGGGACACTAAACTGGCAGCACATATTCTGAGAATACACAAGGACACTTCAATACCATTTGAGATAGAACCGGAATTATTGAGGAAGTACATTGCTTATGCAAGAAGGGAAGTGAGTCCTAAACTCACAGCAGATGCAATTACAGTTCTCCAAGAATTTTACGTGGGAATGAGGGGAGGAGCTGCAGAAGATGATTCTCCAGTTCCAATAACTGCAAGGCAGCTTGAAGCTTTGATCAGACTTTCTGAAGCCAGTTCCAGGATCAGACTTGGAACCGAGGTAACGAAGGCCGATGCCCAACGAGCCATCACCATTCAACAGAAATGTATGAAACAGGTGGGTTACGATCCTGAAACTGGAAAACTTGATATTGACAAGGTTGAAGGTCGTCCTGCAAAATCTGACAGGGATAAAATCCGTCTTGTGACCGAAATCATCGGTGAACTCAGTGAAGAGTACGGTGGAAGAACACCAAAAAACATACTTATAACTGAAATGTCCGATAGATATAATATGAGTGAAGAAAAGGCTGAAGAAATTGTAAAAATCCTAAAGAGGAAGGGTATAATATTCGAACCTCAGCAGGGATATTATAAAATAGCCTAA
- a CDS encoding STT3 domain-containing protein, with translation MSAKDLISKYKPIIIILILFFLVFFIRAEAASINGVPDQMKAYYEDQNGQPYFSEMDSYYNLRLTADLLDHGYLGDTKINGTQWDLHSSYPSGQSAEYPPLISIITVGAYKLANAFAKVPLAAVAFWMGPIVGSLAVIPAYLLIRRITNDYGGVAAGLLVGLAPAYFSHTFAGFFDTDMFNMLLPLLVVYFFVLSMLAKDIKKKTIFGALSAFSMMIFTMAWQGWWYIFYIIIGSAVVYLILTQFVFKLEPKPMAGNFKGNLLSKFAWFKDKPDLYSLVVFIVLSLLLMGLVLGVSGLASALTEPVSVSKIQSTVGSSSYPNVYVSVSELQIPGLSDIINGVGGYLPFIFGILGIVALIWRFFTIDKVKEEEPTRKRKPRRKSRSKRKEETKEVEPPEKPAVKLDIVTLKRNYILYTVLFGVWLVITIYAMTKGVRFIENFSLPITLTAGIFVGLLYYYVKDHVENVSYQKVIMAVVLIAVAFSPVASAYSISNSVVPGTDDSMVNSLSYIKNNTPNNTVITSWWDYGHLFTDVADRAATFDGSSQNSPRAYWVGKALLTDNETLSAGILRMLASSGDLAPQTLDNYTNNSGKSADILNGILGLNKTDAITAMTSQYGLTQDQAQTIAQYTHPDNPTPHVFITSSDMVGKAGWWSYFGSWNFTSNNGTNYQYLASQLNSTTINNKTLYIGGNAVVAQQNGTSYSAGIIDTSALTTNDTNTIVTQISNELTTGNGSLLIEPHTLTIINSNNITQQVVSNSSQYSILLINQNNTLIGVAMNKELENSMFTRLFFEGGAGLTQFKALYGQPGVMVWGVS, from the coding sequence ATGAGTGCAAAAGATTTGATTAGCAAATACAAACCAATAATTATCATTCTTATATTGTTTTTCCTCGTGTTTTTCATAAGAGCTGAAGCGGCATCCATAAATGGTGTGCCAGATCAGATGAAAGCTTACTACGAGGATCAAAACGGACAACCCTACTTCAGTGAAATGGACTCCTACTACAATTTAAGGTTAACTGCGGATCTGCTTGATCATGGTTACCTTGGGGACACCAAGATCAACGGAACTCAATGGGACCTTCATTCATCATACCCATCGGGACAAAGTGCAGAGTATCCTCCTTTAATCTCAATCATAACTGTTGGGGCCTATAAACTTGCAAATGCATTTGCAAAAGTTCCACTAGCGGCGGTAGCCTTTTGGATGGGACCTATAGTCGGTTCATTAGCAGTTATACCTGCCTATTTACTAATAAGGCGTATTACAAATGATTATGGTGGTGTTGCAGCAGGATTACTGGTTGGTCTTGCTCCAGCATATTTCTCCCATACATTTGCAGGATTCTTTGATACAGACATGTTCAACATGTTGTTACCATTATTAGTGGTATACTTCTTTGTTTTAAGCATGCTTGCCAAGGATATCAAGAAAAAAACCATCTTCGGGGCATTATCAGCATTTTCAATGATGATATTCACGATGGCTTGGCAGGGATGGTGGTACATATTCTATATAATCATAGGATCGGCCGTAGTTTACCTTATACTCACCCAGTTTGTGTTCAAATTAGAACCAAAACCAATGGCTGGGAACTTCAAGGGAAATCTTCTGAGCAAATTTGCTTGGTTTAAAGACAAACCTGACCTTTACTCCCTGGTAGTGTTCATAGTTCTGAGTTTGTTACTCATGGGACTAGTCCTAGGTGTCTCTGGATTGGCATCAGCACTAACAGAACCAGTGAGTGTAAGCAAAATCCAATCAACAGTTGGATCATCGTCATACCCTAACGTTTATGTATCTGTTTCAGAACTTCAGATTCCAGGATTATCAGATATAATCAACGGTGTGGGCGGTTACTTGCCATTCATATTCGGAATTTTAGGTATTGTGGCATTAATTTGGAGATTCTTTACCATAGATAAAGTCAAAGAAGAAGAGCCTACAAGAAAAAGAAAGCCTAGAAGGAAGAGCAGATCTAAACGTAAGGAAGAAACTAAAGAAGTAGAACCTCCTGAAAAACCTGCAGTTAAGCTTGACATAGTCACGTTAAAGAGAAATTACATATTGTACACTGTGTTGTTTGGTGTATGGCTCGTAATTACAATTTACGCTATGACCAAAGGTGTTAGGTTCATTGAAAACTTCTCATTACCAATAACACTTACAGCAGGAATATTCGTGGGACTTCTATATTACTATGTGAAGGATCATGTGGAAAATGTTTCGTACCAAAAGGTCATAATGGCTGTTGTTTTAATAGCAGTAGCATTTTCACCAGTTGCATCAGCCTATTCCATATCCAATTCAGTGGTTCCGGGAACAGATGATTCAATGGTCAACTCCCTCTCGTACATCAAGAACAACACTCCAAACAACACTGTAATCACATCATGGTGGGACTACGGACATCTGTTTACAGATGTGGCGGACAGGGCCGCAACATTTGATGGGTCCTCTCAGAACAGTCCAAGAGCTTATTGGGTTGGCAAGGCACTGTTAACAGATAATGAAACATTATCTGCTGGAATTCTAAGAATGCTTGCATCTAGTGGTGATCTTGCTCCGCAAACTCTGGACAATTACACCAATAATTCTGGAAAGAGTGCTGATATCCTAAACGGTATACTGGGACTGAATAAAACTGATGCAATCACTGCAATGACTTCGCAGTATGGACTCACACAGGATCAGGCACAAACAATAGCACAGTACACACATCCAGATAACCCAACTCCACATGTGTTTATCACAAGTTCAGACATGGTTGGAAAAGCAGGATGGTGGTCTTACTTTGGAAGTTGGAACTTCACAAGCAACAACGGAACAAACTACCAGTACTTAGCTTCACAGCTTAACTCAACAACCATTAACAACAAAACACTTTACATTGGTGGCAACGCAGTTGTTGCCCAGCAAAATGGTACGAGTTACAGTGCAGGAATTATAGATACGAGTGCATTAACAACCAACGATACAAATACCATAGTAACGCAGATATCCAATGAATTAACCACAGGAAACGGATCTCTATTAATAGAGCCACACACACTGACAATAATAAACAGCAACAACATTACACAGCAAGTCGTTTCAAATTCAAGCCAGTACTCAATACTTCTGATTAACCAGAACAACACCCTCATAGGTGTTGCCATGAACAAAGAACTGGAAAATTCCATGTTCACAAGACTGTTCTTCGAGGGAGGAGCAGGTTTAACCCAGTTCAAAGCATTGTATGGTCAGCCAGGAGTAATGGTTTGGGGTGTGAGTTAA
- a CDS encoding metallophosphoesterase, whose protein sequence is MLIGLISDTHIPERANKIPEKVLEVFKGVEMIMHAGDLVSRDVLEELEEVAPTICVQGNMDRMYGLKIPKREVITVENFTIGLDHGEVYPRGDTQQLKYIGMEMGVDVLVTGHTHTPFIKELENLVLLNPGSPTVPRMSDPTVMLVDVEKNDLNAQIIKLGDSTCKSLNYKGRI, encoded by the coding sequence ATGTTAATTGGTTTAATATCAGACACACACATCCCTGAAAGAGCAAACAAAATACCAGAAAAAGTTTTAGAAGTTTTCAAAGGTGTTGAAATGATTATGCATGCAGGAGATCTAGTTTCAAGGGACGTTCTTGAAGAGCTGGAGGAAGTTGCCCCCACAATCTGTGTACAGGGCAACATGGACAGGATGTATGGACTAAAAATTCCAAAAAGGGAAGTAATAACAGTGGAAAACTTCACAATTGGATTGGATCATGGTGAAGTTTATCCACGTGGTGATACACAACAGTTGAAATATATTGGGATGGAAATGGGGGTCGATGTTTTGGTAACTGGACACACCCATACACCTTTTATAAAAGAACTGGAAAATTTGGTGCTTTTAAATCCAGGAAGTCCAACAGTTCCCAGAATGTCAGATCCAACTGTTATGTTAGTTGATGTGGAGAAAAACGATCTAAATGCACAGATAATTAAACTTGGTGATTCCACATGTAAATCCCTAAATTACAAAGGGAGGATTTAA